Proteins found in one Homalodisca vitripennis isolate AUS2020 chromosome 4, UT_GWSS_2.1, whole genome shotgun sequence genomic segment:
- the LOC124360312 gene encoding bromodomain-containing protein 8, which yields MKRGTTILEPWSTKEKLCLSSAVLRSGDQNWMSVSRVLRVFGEPDRPSEWYSQKQCAQQYEALLTNVGTSKRKKRSEKGIETVDTPNESIVRKLLQERVEELTRLLEEDRREYRRIKKEKEDIESGKADDRLDEFEREIEGEKEREAARGSILRQHEERSRLEGGRLTPHMDPPTPTENNIELQQQAESKVPTSPLLTSLLQSPSHYRGAASIHSLLNPPPQPSLSRVTGKWR from the exons ATGAAGCGTGGAACAACTATTTTAGAACCATGGTCTACAAAAGAAAAGTTATGTCTTTCTTCTGCTGTTTTGAGAAGTGGGGATCAGAATTG GATGTCGGTGAGTCGAGTACTGCGAGTGTTTGGTGAGCCCGATCGCCCATCAGAGTGGTACTCGCAGAAGCAGTGTGCTCAGCAGTATGAGGCTTTGCTCACCAATGTTGGCACTTCAAAGCGAAAGAAAAGGAGTGAAAAGGGTATTGAAACAGTAGATACCCCAAATGAAAGCATTGTCCGCAAACTATTAcaag AAAGAGTTGAAGAACTAACCCGGCTCTTGGAGGAAGACAGGAGAGAATATAGGCGTATCAAGAAAGAAAAAGAAGACATAGAAAGTGGTAAAGCTGATGACAGGTTGGATGAATTTGAACGAGAAATTGAAGG AGAAAAGGAGAGAGAAGCAGCTAGAGGATCAATTCTGAGACAACATGAAGAGAGAAGTAGACTGGAGGGTGGCAGGCTTACACCCCACATGGACCCTCCAACACCAACTGAGAATAACATTGAG CTGCAGCAGCAGGCAGAATCCAAGGTGCCGACTTCACCTCTGCTGACAAGTCTGCTCCAAAGTCCTAGTCACTACCGGGGTGCTGCCTCCATACACAGTCTACTCAACCCTCCACCCCAACCCTCGCTCTCTCGGGTCACTGGTAAGTGGAGATAA